The Tursiops truncatus isolate mTurTru1 chromosome X, mTurTru1.mat.Y, whole genome shotgun sequence DNA segment GGGATTGTAacaaccccaaactggaaataacccagaggtccttcaacaggtgaatggttaaatgaACTACAGTACATCCATatcatggaatactacttagcaataaaaacgACTGAAGTTTTGATATATGTAAAAACTTGGACAAATGTCCACTTTCCTCCTTTGTAACAAGGAGGAGGTTGTCTCAAGAGCCTTCCCGTTTGGGAGTTCAAGATACAGATGAGCAGAGTGGGGCAGGATGAGAGCATGTTTGAAAGAGCTtagggattttattttactttattttattttattttttagaacttttAGAGATTCAAAATAATCAGAAGGAAGTGGCTTGATGAAGGTCAACTGCCGTGCTTCATGGGAGCCCATTTTGGAAGCTGGGAACCCAGGAGAAGGGGAGTTTAGGGTAGGTGCATTCTGTTGGCACGAGACGAAGTCTGCTCAGCTGTAGTGAACTTTCAGGTTGTTGCTTTCTCACACTGAGATGGGACAGGGTGGATTTGAGGCCTAAACTGAAAGGATTCTGTGTTCCCAGGAACATAAGGAAATATCTTTGTTCTGATACACAAAATTAagggttcagggcttccctggtggcacagtggttgagagtccgcctgccgatgcaggggacacgggttcgtgccccggtccgggaagatcccacgtgccgcggagcggctgggcccgtgggccattgccactgagcctgcgtgtccggagcctgtgctccgcaacgggggaggccacgacagtgaggggcccgcgtaccacacacacacacacaaaaaattaaggGTTCATCAGTCAAGGCAGCTAAAGAACTGGAGAGAGCCACATTACCTCCTGAACACTGGGAACAATGACAAGTCCAGTGTCAGAGCACATTCAGCTGGTGTAACAGTATTTGTCATGTGATTCTCAAGCAGGACCAGTGTCTGCATTGTGTTCAGGCTAGGAAGTGAAGTACGCAGTTCAGAGTCCACGAAAACCTCCACAAGCTCAGTTGCTGCACATAACGCACAAAGGTGGGATTGTACATCCGGGACAGGAACCCCGCTGAAACCGGAAGCACGTATTGCCACGTGGTCTAATGGGAGCATAGGTAGGGTCTCCCAACAGCCAATCCTAGTGCCAGGAGTGTTTAGGAGGCGTAGCCGCGGAGAGACAGCGGCCAATGGCAGAGAGGTCCGTTAATAGAGTGAGGGCAACGGCGGGTGAGGGGAACAGAGTACAGCCGCCAGGGGAGGCTGAGGAGCTCTAGGCAGTTCGGTGGTCAGACTGTTCACGTGAAGTGTAGCGGTACTTCAGCCACCAAACTCCGATTCTCGCCCGCCCTTAAACATCATGGGAGATTCACAGAGTGAGCATCAGCGGATGTTACGACGCCACAGCCGCGAGAAGACAGAGCTGCAGGCCCACATTCAGGGCATGAAGAGCTCGATCCCCAAGAGCGacaagcagagaagaaagcagTTGCTCCTCGATGTGGCTCGCCTCGAGGCCGAGATGGAGCAGAAGCACCAGCAGGAGCTGGAGAAGTTCCAGGAGAGTTTCCCTGATAACAGCAGCCTCGATTCTGTCACTGAAGATCTGGCCAAGCTGGATCTCGAGAACAAGCCTCCTCACCTCTGGAGGGCACAGAGAAAGCACAAAAGAAAGGAGGCCTTCAATAGAGAAAGCCAGGATTGGATGGACAAGGCTGAGAGGGAGCATCTGGCCAGCTTGCGCCATGACGAGGAAATGAAGCTCGGCGCCATCCTGCGGGCCAAGCATCTGGAGGTGAAGGATATCCCGGCCGACGACCACTGCATGTACCGCGCCATCCAAGACCAGCTGGTGTTCTCCGTGACCGTGGGGAGCCTGCGGAGGCGCACCGCCGAGTACATGCGGCAGCATGTCGACGACTTCCTGCCCTTCTTCAGCAACCCCGAAACCGGCGACGCCTGCAGCCGCGACGACTTCTTGAGCTACTGCGACGACATCGTGTTCAGCGCGTCGTGTGGAAGCCAGCTCGAGCTGAGGGCCCTGTCGCACGTCCTGCAGACCCCCATCGAGGTGATCCAGGCCAACTCGCCCGCCGTCGTCATCGGAGAGGAGTACACCAAGAAGCCGCTCACCCTGGTCTGCAAGCAGTACTCCTACAGCAGCGCGGAGCACTACAACTCGGTGAAGCCACTCGACACCGGCTCCGGCGGGAGCGTGGCCCGGCGTCTCATCTAGGCCCGCTGCCGCCATCGCCGTGGCGGCCGCCGTTGGAGCCGAATCTGCCGCCGCCGCGTCTCCTCAGCAGGCTCCGCTTTTTTCCTTCGGTTTTCTCaaggttttgtttattcattttacttagagctcacccctctctcctcccccgcccccccttcttcctccctcgcTCTTCTATCCTCCTCGATCGTCCCTGGGTTGCTTCTTTCACGGGGTAGGGGGACCGGAGGCCGGTGACCAGGAAGAGATCTGTACCGTGCTACCCTAGCGGAGTGAGTTTGCCAAGTTCTCACCTTTCTTGCCCTGAAGGGTCTCTGCGCCCGCACCCATGAGAACTGGTCACGTTGCAAGTAACTTTGGGGTTCAAAAAATGGCAACTTGGTTTGATGCGTTCttcacttggggaaaaaaatcagtttagcTCAGAATCTTCCGGTTGCCCCGTGAATGTATTCATTACTTAAAGTTGGAGTTGATGTGAATGAAATGATTTGGGAATGCCTTTTGCTtagttctttggggaaaaaaatgtattgtggGCTGTTTGGGGGTTTTGCTTTCCACTTCAACAGGGCTACTCAGGAGACGTCTCAAGTTACAAACAAGACCTcctctagtttttttctttttttttttttggctgcactgggtcttccttgcagtgtgggggctctaggcgcgcgggttcCAGTAgttatggtgtgtgggcttagtagttgtggcttgcaggctccagagcgcaggctgagtagctgtggctcacaggcttagttgccccgcggcatgtggggtggGGTCTTcgctgaccagggctcgaacctgtgtccccgggattcttaaccactgagccaccagggaagccctagtattttattttgttttttcataaaacCTTGTATGGTTGCAAATTAATTACAGTTGTTTAGATGTTTCCTGAATTCTAAATAATGTTTGTTAACTTTAGAAGTTAAATGTAAGCATTAAATGTAGAAAGTACATTTACCTAAACTGATAGGCTAGATAAGGCTTGCTCTAAGATGTGAAAGATCtcaatttaatttcctttattaaatataagaaaGGACATGACTTTATTCAAGTAGTTGATTCATTTCATTATATCTGCAACTGATGTGAACTAAGAAGAGGCAAACTGATAGGTAGTTTAACTTGCCGTGAGGGGTGACATCAACTACTAAGTTTCCTTTATTCTCAGACATAAAAGGGTATAACGTTGTTCAAGCAGTTGGTCCACTTTGTTCTATCTACAACTGGTATGAATGTGAAAGATCTGAACTTAGTCGTTTTCCTTAATTCTTAGagataaaaagtatttaaagagagattttaaaaagtattaaagtagttgattcattttgttatatctGCAACTGgtatgaagcaaaaaaaaagtgagcaataAACTTTTGTTGATATTTGAGACTTGCTGATACCTTGAATTTgccaaaaaatgtaaaagtgaaatgatttgcagtaaacaatttaaaaaatttaacctttAGATCCTATATTTCAGTGAGATtacttaaattcatttaaaaattctttgtacacaccaaatgttctaaaatgaaatatacaaaggggaaaaggggaaccGTAGtttgtttaaagaataaaagcagtttaaaaaaatacccgGTTTTCCATTTTTGTATAGCTGACTTAGTTCATATAGAGTTTGTATCCCAGGATCGACTTCAGCAAAGGAATCCTGGAGGGTTAGGGAGcaggagtgaagggggaggacaCAGTGACAGATGAGGCTTTTGGAAGGAGGAATGGGCCTGCAGTCTTGATGGTGGCCTGGAGTGGAATATCTCCCAGGGAAGGATTTAGGGAGTAACAAGATAGTTGAAGCTATCCTGACTTGATGTTTCACTCAGTGCAAACATCATGAAATGGCTTCAGTTAAGGATGTTCTCATTGCTATGCATGAAAAAGAATTCTCACTTTCAAAAACTTGCCAGTCCAGGGCTAGTTGCAGGAGGAAAAGAAgtgccactgttttttttttcttgaaggcagggggtggggggggggaatctgttttcaaaatacaaatatagaAATCCTGCCAGATAGCTCACTGTGTAAATGTGTGCATCACATACATTTTCAGATAGCCAGCTGGCTGAGAAGAGGAAGTCCCTGAGAAAACTAGGTATTTGGATGCATTGTGAGAAGAGAGCCTTTTATAGGGATGAGAATGCTGGCTGGGGAAGGAAGAATAGGCCAGGAAGGGAGGCATAATCTGTAGAAGGGGGCCTGGCTGGGAAAAAGGGTGAAAACTGGGGAAGGGGTCAATCTAGGGGGATGAATGGGACGTGGCAGGGGAAAGGGGAACAGGCAGAAGAAGGG contains these protein-coding regions:
- the LOC117310322 gene encoding OTU domain-containing protein 6A-like; translation: MGDSQSEHQRMLRRHSREKTELQAHIQGMKSSIPKSDKQRRKQLLLDVARLEAEMEQKHQQELEKFQESFPDNSSLDSVTEDLAKLDLENKPPHLWRAQRKHKRKEAFNRESQDWMDKAEREHLASLRHDEEMKLGAILRAKHLEVKDIPADDHCMYRAIQDQLVFSVTVGSLRRRTAEYMRQHVDDFLPFFSNPETGDACSRDDFLSYCDDIVFSASCGSQLELRALSHVLQTPIEVIQANSPAVVIGEEYTKKPLTLVCKQYSYSSAEHYNSVKPLDTGSGGSVARRLI